The Thermoleophilia bacterium nucleotide sequence CCTCGGGATGAGCGCACGAAGCGATTCCTGCGGCATATCCTGCCCGCCAGCGAGCCCGACCACGCTGCGGAGCTCGGAGTCGACGAGGAGGGTCCGACCGAGGGCTCGGAGCTCAGGCCAGACGACTCTCAGGCCGCATCGACCGGTAGTGCTCCCGCACAACACTCGGTCCCCGAACCTCCCTTCACGGTCCAAGCGCCAGCGGACGTCGAGGCAGGAGAGGGTAATGTGCGCATGGGCGTCGGAGATGAGGCGTGACCGGAGAACTGGCACCCCGGCCCTGTCTTCGTCCAGTGTGGAGATGGAGGTACGCCGCAGGCGTCGTCGGCACGGTGGGTCGGGCCTGCGGTCTGTAGTCGCCCGCCGGCTCGGTGGTGTGTGCTGCGCACACCTCTCTCTTGCGGCACGGCGTGGGGTGCCTTGCCGCTGTCCGGTTGTACGCTTGTAAGGAAGCCACTCATGATTGCGATGGCCCCAGCGGTCCTATCTTCTCTTCGTCCTGATGCGACTGTGCGCGTAGTCCCGGACCTTCCGGACCGTGTGTGATGAAGGGATCAGTGACGTTCGCCGAGGCATTGATCGGTTGCCACGATGTGGAGCTGATGCACGAATCAGCCCTCGACTTGCTGGGCGCTGATGCGGATGCGGCGCTGCGAGCGGTGAAGTTGGCGCCAGGTGGAGTGACGCTTGCCGGGCGGGACGTGGAGTTTGACGTCGTGCTGGACCGAGGCGCATGTGTTCTTGCGGCGGGTGGCGCCGCCACTCGCGTGCTCTCCCTGGACGGCAGCAGCGTCCGTGACGCCACGCTCGACGATCTGGCCAATGCGTGTTGTGTGGCTGATTCGCTGCCAGAGGTTGGATTCTTGTATGGTCCGCCGGTCTCCCCTTCGGACGTGACAATCTCTTGCCAAATTCGGACTTGCCTGGAGCAGTCTGCGAAGCACCTTCAGCTCGTCGGGCTGAGTGATTCGACGGACGCGCAGACCGTGGTCGGAGTTGCTGAAGCGTGGGACGTCGGCGCCCGGAACGGGCGCACGCGGCCCAGGTTCTCGTTGTGCACCGATGCCGATGGAGTGGCGAGTGCCATCGTGTTCGCCAGGGCAGGGTTGCCAGTCGCACTCTCGCTAGGGCCACGCGAGCCACTTGCACCCGACGCCTCCCTGGGCACTGTGCTTGCGCATCATCATGCGGGCGTGCTGGCGGCCTGTCGCCTGATCCAGGAGGAAGTCCCAGGGGCAGCGTTCATCTATGCGCCGCCTAGTCTTCCTGTCAATAGCGGCCAGGTGTCCACGTCGACATCGACCATTCTGGGCTTGGGTGCCGCCATGCTTGCGCAGAAGGTGGGATTGCCCGTTGCGGTCATCTCGATGGTTTCGGCGGCGGCAGTGCCAGGCTGGAGAGCATGCACCGACAAAGCTCTCGCATCGCTTCCGGTGGCCGGAGTCGGGGGAGCATCCGTGCTGGGTGCCGGCGCGCTCGAGTGGGGGGCCACGTTCTCGCTTCAGCAGCTTGTCATGGATGCCGAGGTATTCTCCTGGAATCGGCGTATCGGCGCCGGAATCCCCATCAACGATGACGCGATCGCAGTGCAGGAGAT carries:
- a CDS encoding trimethylamine methyltransferase family protein, with translation MKGSVTFAEALIGCHDVELMHESALDLLGADADAALRAVKLAPGGVTLAGRDVEFDVVLDRGACVLAAGGAATRVLSLDGSSVRDATLDDLANACCVADSLPEVGFLYGPPVSPSDVTISCQIRTCLEQSAKHLQLVGLSDSTDAQTVVGVAEAWDVGARNGRTRPRFSLCTDADGVASAIVFARAGLPVALSLGPREPLAPDASLGTVLAHHHAGVLAACRLIQEEVPGAAFIYAPPSLPVNSGQVSTSTSTILGLGAAMLAQKVGLPVAVISMVSAAAVPGWRACTDKALASLPVAGVGGASVLGAGALEWGATFSLQQLVMDAEVFSWNRRIGAGIPINDDAIAVQEIRTVGIGGNHLARRHTRQRMRDVWRPRLLDRSAWDAWEESGKR